A genome region from Macrotis lagotis isolate mMagLag1 unplaced genomic scaffold, bilby.v1.9.chrom.fasta BILBYCTG161, whole genome shotgun sequence includes the following:
- the LOC141504127 gene encoding uncharacterized protein LOC141504127 yields MPKKKENVVVRKSELQVKKEEQKEEDHPELEEKMEAKIASDQEKLAAFKIKSEAIGSSSKVVHKSDVHGKVVRKTVVQGKVALKSVTRGKPATHGSSSGHEKAKSHGQAVPLGAAGSSSQDSGQDSPHSSSVELPSEEKNEKMYEERGRLILNGKDLCDCLERECLGCFYPCPECNSTKCGSTCHCNQEWRYEDICSGGEVLTTFPFDEAK; encoded by the coding sequence ATGCCTAAGAAAAAGGAGAATGTGGTTGTGAGGAAATCTGAGCTCCAGGTGAAGAAGGAGGAGCAGAAGGAGGAGGATCACCCTGAGCTTGAGGAGAAAATGGAGGCCAAGATAGCAAGTGACCAGGAGAAGTTGGCTGCCTTTAAGATCAAAAGCGAGGCCATTGGTTCCAGCAGCAAGGTTGTCCATAAATCTGATGTCCATGGCAAAGTGGTCCGCAAAACTGTTGTCCAGGGAAAGGTTGCCCTCAAATCTGTCACCCGTGGAAAACCTGCCACTCATGGCAGTTCTAGTGGTCATGAAAAAGCTAAGTCCCATGGCCAGGCTGTTCCCTTGGGTGCTGCTGGATCCAGTAGCCAAGACAGTGGCCAAGATAGCCCCCACTCATCTTCTGTGGAGCTCcccagtgaggagaagaatgagaagATGTATGAGGAACGAGGCAGGCTGATTCTGAATGGAAAAGACCTCTGTGACTGTCTGGAGAGAGAGTGCCTCGGGTGCTTCTACCCATGCCCTGAGTGCAACTCTACCAAATGTGGGTCAACCTGCCATTGCAATCAGGAGTGGAGGTATGAGGACATTTGCAGTGGAGGAGAGGTGCTCACTACCTTTCCATTTGATGAAGCCAAGTAA